The Lewinellaceae bacterium genome includes a region encoding these proteins:
- a CDS encoding L,D-transpeptidase family protein: MKKLRSILLFSSAAILVYFYNRFTRRDSDYPQPNGNETVASIQQKFDTIVWNRIAGDLKTAGFETFPKNISLLVFKEEQLLELYGRQEEKWQLIKTYPFTAFSGKIGPKLKDGDRQIPEGIYHIEYLNPNSSYHLSAKVSYPNDFDRKKATYENRTHLGGDIFIHGKNKTIGCIPLGDKGIEELFIIMSHALPGKIDVVISPWDFRKREDFPEISYIGWGRELYEQIQRALVDY, from the coding sequence ATGAAAAAACTACGCTCCATATTATTATTCTCTTCCGCTGCCATTTTGGTTTATTTTTATAACAGATTCACACGTCGTGACTCTGATTATCCGCAACCAAATGGAAATGAAACAGTAGCTTCCATCCAACAGAAATTCGATACCATCGTTTGGAACAGAATCGCCGGCGACCTTAAAACGGCAGGATTTGAGACCTTCCCTAAAAACATTTCCTTGCTCGTTTTTAAGGAAGAGCAACTACTCGAATTGTATGGTCGCCAGGAAGAAAAGTGGCAGCTGATAAAAACCTACCCTTTTACGGCTTTCAGCGGGAAAATAGGCCCCAAACTAAAAGATGGAGACCGTCAAATTCCCGAGGGCATTTACCATATAGAGTATCTGAACCCCAACAGCAGCTACCATCTTTCAGCAAAAGTGAGCTATCCCAATGATTTTGACCGAAAGAAGGCTACATACGAGAACCGAACCCACCTGGGAGGCGACATTTTTATCCACGGTAAAAACAAAACCATTGGATGCATCCCCCTTGGAGACAAAGGCATTGAAGAGCTTTTTATAATCATGAGCCATGCCCTTCCCGGTAAAATTGACGTGGTCATTAGTCCTTGGGATTTTAGAAAAAGGGAGGATTTTCCTGAAATATCGTATATTGGTTGGGGCCGGGAGCTGTATGAACAAATCCAAAGGGCTTTGGTGGATTATTAA
- a CDS encoding hemerythrin domain-containing protein, whose amino-acid sequence MPKPIKRHHALQPLSRDHHRGLLLCWKIREGLKRNIEIDRIKAYTDWFWENHLQPHFELEEQYIFPIMEESDPNVKQAIDEHVRLENLFRQDHDLTSALRQIETELADHIRFEERILFNEIQRTASESQWQTIEKMHTDSSSCDIWPDRFWE is encoded by the coding sequence ATGCCAAAACCAATTAAACGACATCATGCTTTGCAACCCTTGAGCCGGGATCACCATCGCGGCCTTTTATTATGTTGGAAAATACGCGAAGGCTTAAAGCGAAATATCGAAATCGACCGAATCAAGGCCTACACCGATTGGTTTTGGGAAAACCACCTTCAGCCTCATTTTGAATTGGAGGAGCAATATATCTTCCCCATCATGGAAGAAAGCGATCCTAATGTTAAACAAGCCATAGATGAGCATGTTCGGTTGGAAAATCTCTTTAGGCAGGACCATGATTTAACATCCGCCCTCCGGCAGATCGAAACAGAACTGGCCGATCATATTCGCTTTGAAGAAAGGATTTTGTTCAACGAAATCCAGCGAACTGCATCGGAATCCCAATGGCAAACAATAGAAAAAATGCATACTGATTCGTCCAGTTGCGACATCTGGCCCGACCGTTTTTGGGAATGA
- a CDS encoding RidA family protein — MEIVKSSKIPPANGHYSPCIKSNGMLYLSGQLPIDPATRKVPAGIEAQTDLCLQHVELILEEAGCSKTDVVQMRLYISDIDLWGKVNERYAKFFGDHKPVRSILPTRELHFGCLIEIEAVAELPE; from the coding sequence ATGGAGATTGTAAAATCATCAAAAATCCCGCCTGCAAACGGCCATTATTCGCCATGTATAAAAAGCAATGGCATGTTGTACCTTTCCGGCCAACTTCCCATTGATCCGGCAACCCGGAAGGTCCCGGCCGGTATTGAGGCGCAAACGGATCTGTGTTTGCAGCATGTCGAATTGATCCTGGAAGAAGCCGGTTGCTCCAAAACGGACGTGGTGCAGATGAGACTTTATATTTCAGATATCGATCTCTGGGGTAAGGTGAATGAGCGATATGCGAAATTCTTCGGGGATCATAAACCGGTAAGAAGTATTCTGCCTACCCGTGAATTGCATTTTGGTTGTTTGATTGAAATTGAGGCCGTGGCGGAGTTGCCAGAATAA
- a CDS encoding L-serine ammonia-lyase, iron-sulfur-dependent, subunit alpha: MKNAPGIFNDVIGPVMRGPSSSHTAASWRIAKMGMDILNEPLKKAIVDFDKDGAWAPNYREQGTTVGIDGGLLGLEMTDDRMKQTEKLAREKNISILYEINSFPTNHVNTVRLTLEGIHGKTTRILGVSLGGGSMEIREVNGFKVKMPGSFYELLLFIKDQSDIMDQIKSILPAYQSLSRAINGETVLLNLKFSKIIPDEVQQQLWQIPSIDAVVLINPVMPIIAGNETELPFSTIESLLKYSEEEHLDLGDIGLIYEKCKSGLGEDIVLDKMKNIVGIIENSIRIGLAGTVYKDRILPQQSHLIREAQQKGRITMNPLVNDIIANVAAIMESKSAMEVVVANPTAGSCGAVGGVLRAVADDLGATHEEVIKAYFAAGMVGVYFAEGPGFSAEEHGCQVECGASAGMAAAGIAQLFGGSARQALGAASMAIQNMIGLVCDPVADRVEVPCLGKNISAAMNALSSATMAVAGFNAVIPLGEVIETVSRVSAQMPTCVKCTGKGGLAITKTAFDLKVILAKNNA; encoded by the coding sequence ATGAAAAACGCACCCGGAATATTTAATGATGTGATTGGCCCCGTTATGCGCGGTCCCTCAAGTTCTCATACCGCCGCTTCCTGGCGCATTGCCAAAATGGGAATGGATATTTTAAATGAACCTCTGAAAAAAGCCATCGTTGATTTTGACAAGGATGGCGCCTGGGCTCCCAATTACCGGGAACAGGGAACGACCGTTGGAATCGACGGCGGGCTTTTGGGGCTGGAAATGACAGATGACCGGATGAAACAAACCGAAAAACTGGCCAGAGAAAAAAATATTTCCATCCTTTATGAAATCAACTCCTTTCCTACCAATCATGTCAATACCGTCCGTTTAACCCTGGAAGGTATTCACGGAAAAACCACCCGTATCCTCGGGGTTTCCCTGGGAGGTGGCTCCATGGAAATCAGGGAAGTCAACGGCTTTAAGGTGAAAATGCCCGGCAGCTTTTACGAATTACTGCTGTTCATTAAAGACCAGTCCGATATTATGGATCAAATCAAATCCATACTTCCTGCATACCAATCGCTTTCGCGCGCCATAAATGGGGAAACCGTTTTGCTCAACCTTAAATTTTCTAAAATCATACCTGATGAGGTGCAACAGCAATTATGGCAAATTCCATCCATTGATGCAGTTGTTTTAATCAACCCGGTGATGCCCATCATTGCGGGCAATGAAACCGAATTACCTTTTTCTACAATTGAATCTCTCCTAAAATATTCCGAGGAAGAGCACCTTGACCTGGGAGATATCGGTTTGATCTATGAAAAATGCAAAAGCGGACTTGGAGAAGATATCGTTTTGGATAAAATGAAAAATATCGTTGGCATCATTGAAAACAGTATCAGGATCGGTTTAGCAGGCACGGTTTACAAAGATCGAATCCTCCCTCAGCAATCCCACCTGATCCGTGAAGCCCAGCAAAAGGGGAGAATTACCATGAATCCACTGGTCAATGACATTATAGCCAATGTTGCTGCCATCATGGAATCCAAAAGTGCCATGGAGGTGGTGGTTGCCAACCCGACTGCCGGTTCCTGTGGAGCAGTTGGAGGCGTCTTAAGGGCCGTAGCTGATGACCTCGGTGCAACACACGAGGAAGTCATCAAAGCCTATTTTGCGGCAGGCATGGTGGGTGTTTATTTTGCCGAAGGCCCGGGATTCTCGGCAGAAGAACACGGTTGCCAGGTGGAGTGCGGTGCTTCGGCAGGCATGGCCGCCGCAGGCATCGCACAGTTATTTGGAGGGTCCGCCAGACAGGCTCTAGGTGCCGCCTCCATGGCCATCCAGAATATGATCGGACTGGTATGCGATCCCGTTGCCGACAGGGTGGAAGTACCATGCCTTGGTAAAAATATCAGCGCCGCCATGAATGCCCTTTCCTCTGCAACCATGGCCGTTGCCGGCTTCAACGCCGTCATCCCATTGGGCGAGGTCATTGAAACCGTTTCCAGGGTGAGCGCACAAATGCCTACCTGCGTGAAATGCACAGGCAAAGGCGGACTGGCCATCACAAAAACTGCCTTTGACCTGAAAGTAATTTTAGCTAAAAACAATGCGTGA